Within Bacteroidota bacterium, the genomic segment ACTGCAGGCCGCCTTTAACATTATAAAGGCTTCTGCGTTTGTTAAGCCGACTACTCCAGAGGGTGTTTAAGGCATTACATGAAAACGCAATTAGACAAAATAGAGGCAAAAGTAGAGCGGCTAGACGAACGGCTGGACAGCATTGATAAGCACCTTTCAAAGTATAACGCCGAACTGGAGTTTCACGTCGCTCGCACCACTCAACTGGAGGATGAGCTTTTGCCGATAGTAAAGCATGTTGAGCAGGTTCGCGGGGCGGGCAAATTGTTGGCTTGGATTATTGCTATTGTTGGTGCCTTGGCAGGCGTCAGCTGGATTTGGAGCCAGTAGCATGGGCAAGGCTAAGGTTGCAAAAGAGTTAGTGGAGCAAGTTGCTAAAGCGGCTAAGAGTAAGGCAGCTAAAGCTGCTGGTACCAAGGCCAATAAACTCCCTAAAAAACTCTACACGCTAGACGAGCTGGAAAAAGCCGGTATCGAAATACCTGTTGAGCACCTTGGCGAGGATGACGCCGAGGTTTTGGGCAAGGCTTGGTCCGAAGAGGGTTATAACTACAGGCTTAACTATCTACCTGAAAAGAAATATTTTGTAAAAGACGGTGAAGTGGTTGGCCACATTGGCCTTGATGATAACGGCAGTATTAAGGCCTCTTACATTAACAGTGACCGGCAGGGGCGTGGCTTAGGCACCGAAATGTACGAAACCCTGCTTAACGAAGGGTACCCAGTTAGCAGTGATGAGCTTATGGCCATGGAGCCAGAGGCTAAGGCAATTTGGGAAAAGCTAAGGGCTAAGCGGCCTGATTTAATTTCAAAAACAAAAAAAGGCTATCAGTTTGACCCTGATGCTGGGCCTAAAAAAGCTAAATTGCCATCCCCCGAAGCACCAGCAGCCATTGCCCGCGACCCGGCGCCCAACAAAAATTTGCGCGCGGAAGCACAAAAAATTTTGGCTCGCATAAGCACGCCGGAGCAGGCTGTGGCTCTAAAGGGCGCTGAGCGCCAACAGTATCTTGAGGCTTTGGATGCTGTTTATGGGCCGCAGGCTGAACGTGCGCGCAGCATGGGCTTCGGCGACGAAGACTATTATCATGGCAGCTTCAGGGACATAAAGCAGTTTAAGCCTGAAAAGGGCAACCCCGAAGGCTTTGCTGGCAAGTCAATTTACTTGACAAATGACCCAGTAGACGCTAGCTACAACTATGCGCACAAAGAGGGCCCGGATGTTAAAAATAAGTGGAAGCAGTTAACCGAGCGTCTCCGTGGTGAAAAAGATTTAGATTACTCTACCGCAAAAGACTTGGCTGAAAAAAAGCTGTTTGGACGTGTTGACGACGGCGCTGTTTATCCTGTTAAGGTGCGTGTAGAAAATACAGCAGACATGAGGCCCGACAGCAAGCAGCGGCTAGACCTAAGCTCCACAATAGACGACGGTGACCTTGTTTCAGAAAATCCTATTGCTGAAAAGATTGTAAATGGCATTAGGGACCGGGCCAAGGCGGCCAAATACCAGGTGCGTAGCGACGCTATAGTTGATGCTTCTGAGCTTTACGATGAAAAACGACCAGCCGAAATTTTTAATAGCGTCAAAAACGCCGTGCAACAAGAGGAGGTTTCAGACAACGCCGGAAATTTTCTTAGCTCTGAGTTTGCTAGAGGCGCTATGGAGGATGCCGGTTATGACTCTATGCGCATAAACGCTGACTATGAGTTTAATATGCCTAACACTACGCCGAACACCGAGCACCTCATGTTATTTGACCCGGCCAAGGTGCGAAGCAAGTTTGCTGCTTTTGACCCGCGTTTCAAAGACAGTCCACTGCTCATGTCGGCAGTCGGTGGCGCCCCCAAGGCAGGCGACGTGCTTAAGGGCATTAGCCCACTTGGCGCCGCTAAACGAGCCTACAACGCCTACGACGAAGCAGTGCAACAACCAGTCAGCAACATCGCCCAAGCCATAGCCGCTAAAATTGCGCAGGCCACGACTTTACCGGGCACAGACGCCCGCACAGCGCAGCAGTACCAAGACACGGCCACCGGCTTGCTTGGCACCGGCCTCGAAATGAGCCTGGACCCCACTAACATTGTAGCGCCAGGAGCAGGCGTCATGCGCGCCGTGGGCAAAAGCGCTAAAGCTGCCAAGGGCGCTAATGCCGTGAACAAAGTGCTGGACGTGCTTAAAGGGCCGCGTATTAGCAAAGCAGCTCATGAGGCACAAAAAGCTGCCAACCCCATCAGCATTATAACCTCCACGCCACCACTTCAAACGGCCACGAAAAAATTGGAACAGTTTTTTACGCCTCAAGAAATTCATGAAGCATTTAGCAGTAAACCGGCCATGCAAAAACTGCTGGACCGGGTTAAGGACGCGTCTAAAAAGCCTGCACCGGCACCAAGCGCACCAACGCCCCTAAAGCCCGCCGAGGCCGTAGAAGCTTTAGTGCAACAACCAGCCGTCCCCGGCCAAAAGGTGCCATAACATGGACCAGCCCGACCTTAAAACGCTTATAGGCCTTTTGGCAGCTGCTTTTGCACTGGCTTTACGTGCCACGGCCTGGCGGCTACTTCAGGCCCTGATAAGCCCTAAAGTCGTCGAATGGGCCGTGCTAAAGCTGCTACATTGGCTTTCACGGCAGACTAA encodes:
- a CDS encoding GNAT family N-acetyltransferase; this translates as MGKAKVAKELVEQVAKAAKSKAAKAAGTKANKLPKKLYTLDELEKAGIEIPVEHLGEDDAEVLGKAWSEEGYNYRLNYLPEKKYFVKDGEVVGHIGLDDNGSIKASYINSDRQGRGLGTEMYETLLNEGYPVSSDELMAMEPEAKAIWEKLRAKRPDLISKTKKGYQFDPDAGPKKAKLPSPEAPAAIARDPAPNKNLRAEAQKILARISTPEQAVALKGAERQQYLEALDAVYGPQAERARSMGFGDEDYYHGSFRDIKQFKPEKGNPEGFAGKSIYLTNDPVDASYNYAHKEGPDVKNKWKQLTERLRGEKDLDYSTAKDLAEKKLFGRVDDGAVYPVKVRVENTADMRPDSKQRLDLSSTIDDGDLVSENPIAEKIVNGIRDRAKAAKYQVRSDAIVDASELYDEKRPAEIFNSVKNAVQQEEVSDNAGNFLSSEFARGAMEDAGYDSMRINADYEFNMPNTTPNTEHLMLFDPAKVRSKFAAFDPRFKDSPLLMSAVGGAPKAGDVLKGISPLGAAKRAYNAYDEAVQQPVSNIAQAIAAKIAQATTLPGTDARTAQQYQDTATGLLGTGLEMSLDPTNIVAPGAGVMRAVGKSAKAAKGANAVNKVLDVLKGPRISKAAHEAQKAANPISIITSTPPLQTATKKLEQFFTPQEIHEAFSSKPAMQKLLDRVKDASKKPAPAPSAPTPLKPAEAVEALVQQPAVPGQKVP